A segment of the Lolium perenne isolate Kyuss_39 chromosome 3, Kyuss_2.0, whole genome shotgun sequence genome:
TTGCGCAGAAATTATGAAACTTTTGTGATGTAATTGAACCTTCCCCGTTCTTGTCCTCTGCCGCAGATTTTGATCTGAtaccttgttcttgaaaatcacaGATCCGAGCATATAGAGAGTAAGAAATACTTGGCTAACTTGCAAGGGATGCTGCCAGACCTTGCGACACAGCTCGAGGAAATATTGTTTAAAGTTCATGGATGCAAGGTGTtgctcttttttttttccttttgtgaTTCGATTTTCAAACAATCAAGTTAATCTCCAAGCAAAAAAATATATACTGTTTCACCATTTTAGTTACTGGTATTTATGTTTTTTGGGCAGAGGGAGTACTACAATATGGTGGAGCGACTGTTTGAGCCAGAATTGCAGCTTGCTATCCAGCTCTTGAGTGTCCAGAACCCACAAAATCAAGAACTGTCAAGGAATATCCAAACTTTCCCTGCAAAAGGAACAGATTTTTGGGCACCTGGTAGTATCAAGGGCGAAAGTGGAAATCCTATGATGTATTCTGATGTGACATATAAGATGGGACTTGCTTCTTCATCTCTAACAGGCATGGTGCTTCCACAGAGTGCACATAATTTAACAAAAAATGCTGCTCATACCATATCCTTAGGCGCTTTCAAATATTCAGCTATTGCACTTCAAAATTATGCTCCATATACTATTGGTTCTTACAGATTTATATATGATccgcacatgtatatttgttttctttttctagtTTGTATAATAGACCATGTTTCCCATTTACTAAGTTGCTTGTGCTCCCTTCTTTCCAGGAAAACATCCTAAGGTGATGGAGGCGAAGGAGGTCCCAACGGAACTAAAGTTCAGCTGCCCAGTCTGCATGAACGAGCTGGTGGATGCGTCGTCCACCATATGCGGCCACATCTTCTGCGAGAACTGCATCAAGGCCTCTATCCAGGCTCAGAGAAAGTGCCCTACCTGCCGGAAGAAGCTGACCCTGCGCGGTTTCCACCGGCTCTACCTCCCGGCGACAAACTAGAGCCGCTGCGCCAATCTGAACTTTCTCCCCACCAGCATTTTGGGATTGTATCTGAATTAGTCTTCACAAGGTTATCGTTACCATTTAGTTTTTTCCCAAAAATTTGAGAACCATGTTTCCATGGCACTTGAGACGTCGTTAAAAATAAGTACCTGTAGCTGGTTAAGAATACAGATATCTCAAGACTGTTGTTGCCTTTTCCTTTGGCATGTCAAAGCCCGTGCCTGGTATTGTGAACTCCGTGTGCGATGAAATATTTGATAtatattttttctgtttcttAGGGTATATGATGTTGTCTGCAAACTCCAGAATACAGATTTGTTCAGGTCACAGGTTTGAAGATTTGGTTATTTTCAAGGCTAACCCCGCTTTATTAATAATTATATGGAGATTCCTCCTAGCGATCGATGTAGGGTCTACTATCCACCGCTGGTATCACTACTGCCGTTGCAGTGCCACTGGGAAAAGCCCAAATAGGGGagggtggcggcggcagcgtggCTTTCCTCGGCTCGGTGTGTGAGCTGTCCGACATCAGTGGCTCAATGATGTGGCCTCCGCCACCATTAACGGCTCACCTAGGCAGTGCGGGCCGGATCCTGGCTTTGGCTGTACGCAGGTACTTCCCGGCAGCGGTTCAGACGCTCTAGTGAGGGCATGCTAGCGAGTATGGGTCCGGTGGTTCGGCTGGTAACGGTTGGTGCAAGTATGCCAGCGAAAGCTTATTTTGGCATTGGCCGGGACCGTCGACGACAACACCCACCTGGGAGTATCATCTTTGGAGTCGTATATCGACCGGAGGGTTTAGTGGATGGCTTTGGTAATGGGTACATATCTTTGCTTGCTCTCATGAGGTGGCCAAGGTGTGGAGCGGCGTGGCATCTACcaccactagtagaaaatgggTCTTTTGTTAGGGGCTGCAAGGAGCATTAGTTCGGGCCATGTTTTGAATTGAGACTATTGCTAAGAATAGTCTCGGTTCCAACGGCTAGGACACACAACTACCTCTAGTCCTGGTTAGAtcggggcctttagtcccggttggtgataccaaccgggactaaaggaaaTTCGGTGGGTGCAGCAGGCCGTgatcacctttagtcccggttataTATACCCCAGCCCTGCCCAGggttgtgagccacacttagtttTTTTTCCTTTCCAAGCACAAGAGGTGTATGTTGGTTTGCTTTCTCTTATTATGCACAAGacctgtttgatgaaatggctcaAAGCATGTTGCCACTTGGGTTCACACAAAACAAATATGATATGAAGTGCCCGAGCCACACTTAAGGTTCTCCTTCTTTTTTCCTTCtcgatcgaggttaacaactttatcctttcatccGTTATTGATAAAATCCATGTGTCGATGTACATCGCTTCATTATTCATGATGTTCTGTAAAGGTTTTTGATGTACTTAATTGTATAATGCAGATGagccgacaatggatgtacgttgaccgacaCAGTGACGAGTACATTGAGGGCCTGAAAAGTTTTCTCCGTGTGGCTGTGGAAAACAAACGGGGAGGTTTTATGTGTTGTATGTCAGAATAAGAAGGATTACTCTTCCTCAAACACCCTTCACATCCACCTACTTAAgtctggtttcatgcccagctataattgttggaccaaacatggagaaagaggggttatggtgGAAGAAaatggagaagaagaagaggatgatgacacaTATCATATGTtccctgaatacggtgatactgaAATGTGGAAGCAGAAGATCAGGAGACACCAGATGATCccactgatgatcttggtcgggccattgctgatgcaaagagagattgtgaaactgaaaaggagaggttgaagttcgagcagatgttagaggatcacaagaaattgttatacccaacttgcgaagatggccagaagaagctgtacatgttggctagGACACCATCTTCGAATAtattgacttaccaagcgtacgagataaatgggaatacattttacgcgATCGCAAGATAAAAAGTGCACCAACCAAAATAGTGGTATCTGCATTGATGCAACAAACGACAATGGccaaaaggacacatattatggctacatagaggagatatggaaaCTCGACTATGAACCTTCTTTAGGTCCCTTTGTTTTAGTGTAAATGGGTCAAGctgacaggaggcggggttcagataGACTAGCTGTacagaatgacaacagtggatctcaataattttgggtacagagacgaaccattcgtcctagccaaagatgtggctcaggttttctatgtgaagtacATGTATACCAAACCGAGTA
Coding sequences within it:
- the LOC127340242 gene encoding probable histone acetyltransferase HAC-like 1; the encoded protein is MNQVSSSAIGGSDVPPPPEQQQMLDAVGLTMGVDTVLAMRRSINRDRISEHIESKKYLANLQGMLPDLATQLEEILFKVHGCKREYYNMVERLFEPELQLAIQLLSVQNPQNQELSRNIQTFPAKGTDFWAPGSIKGESGNPMMYSDVTYKMGLASSSLTGMVLPQRKHPKVMEAKEVPTELKFSCPVCMNELVDASSTICGHIFCENCIKASIQAQRKCPTCRKKLTLRGFHRLYLPATN